The genomic segment TCGGCCAGGTGTCGCACCAGCCCCAGGAGCGACATCGTCGACGGCTCGACGGAACGCCGCGCCATAGCCTCCGCATCAAGACCTGAGCACTTCATCTCCAACGTGAGGCGTACACAGCGCAGGGCTTCGACCAGCGTGGTGCGCTCGTCGCCCAACGTTGGTCCGCTCTCACGCGGGTCGTCGTCCGACGGCCTGCCGTCCGCGGTGAACATGTCGGCTCGTCGGGTCGTGGCCATGGCCGCAATCATCGACGATGCGCAAGGCGGCCGACAAGCGATTAACGACACCTGCACTCATGGCTGCCATAGCGCGCCCGTCGCTGACCCTGGGCGGCGCCTCGTCCGTTCTTGGTGGTTCCAGCCTTCGGCATCGCTGATGGTGTCGATGGAGAGCGTTTCGAGTTGGGCGACCAGGCCTCTGAGCTTGCGGTCGTTGTCGAACGCGTCCCCGTAGCGGCCGAGCTGTTCGGGAGTGAAGAGCTTGGTGACGGTCTTGCCGTCGACCTTGCGGGTCCACTGCGGATAGGGGCCGTGCAGGGTGGGCGGGCCCCTGGCCCGCATCAACCGCGACCGTGAAGCCATCCGCATGCTCATCACCGCCGAACGGCTCGGCCCGCAGCGGGTGCGCAACAGCCCCGAGGCAATCGAGTGCGCCCGCACCCTACTGGAGCGGTCCCGCCGCGCCGCCGCCGGCGCCGAACTACGCGGCCTGTGCGAACGGATGGGCGTTGCCAGCTAGTCGACACGGACCCCGGATAACGAGCTTTATCCGGGGAGTGCCGCTACGATCTCAGCGGATAACGCCGCCGTGGCGGCACCGCACCCCCAGGGTCTCGGCATAGTGCTGATTTGTCTTGATGGCCCGGGTATTGGTGTTGGTCTGGGGTGGAGCAGGCATGATCCAACGATCGGGCGGTTGCCAGCGAAGACCAGCCCGGAAGACCTTGCTCGGGCTGGCCTGGCAGCTGGTGCCGCTGGGGTGACTCGGCTGCGCCGGCAGGCGGTCAGGCGGTGCTGACGAGGTCGCGGCGGCGGAACCCGGCCAGCCCGGCGGCGACCAGCACCGCGGTGGTGGCAAACAGCCACGCCAGGGGCGTGGCGGTGAACGCGGCGGCTGGCAGCCTTGGCAGGTGGGCGAACGGTGACAGGTCCAGCGTCCACTGGGCGAGCCGGAGCGGCTCCCCCAACGTCGTGATGAACAACACGACCGCCAGGACCGCCCAGGTGCCGCCGACCACCAGTCGGGGCAGCAGCCCGAACAGCGCCGCCCCGATCCCGGCCATGACCCACACCGCCGGGAGTTGCACCAGCGCGCCGCCCAGCACCCTCGGCAGCTCGCCGCCCAGGTCGCCGGCGCGCAGGCCGTGGGCGACCCCGGCCACCAGCCCGCCGGTGGCGAGCAGGACCGCCGAGCCCACGGCGGCCACCAGCAGGTGGCTGCCAGCCCACCCGATCCGGGACACCGTGGTGGCCAGCACCTGCTCGGCCCGCAGCTCGGTCTCCTCAGCGTGCAGCCGTAGGGTGGCCTGGACGGCGTAGGCGGCGGCGAGCATGCCGATCCAGGAGAGGATGGCGGCCAGGAAGACGTCGGCGATGCTGCCCCTCCCGCCGAGGCTGGAGAACATCTTGGCGGTCTCGGGGTCCTCCGCGGCGGCTTGGACCATGTCCTGGGCGATGGCGCCGAAGGACAGGCCGGCGATGGCCACCCCGATGGTCCAGCCGAGCAGGGCGCCGCGCTGAAGCCGCCACGCCAGGGCGAGGGGGCTGCGCAGCCAGGGCGGCGCGGTGGCCGGCCCCAGCCGCACCGGCAGCACCCCAGCGCCCACGTCGCGCCGGACCAGCAGCGCCGCGACCGCCACCAGCAGGACCAGCAGCAGCACCAGCGGCAGGAGCAGGACCCACCACTGCTCGCCGGCAAACGGCCGGAACCGCTCGGCCCAGCCGATGGGCGACAGCCACGACAGCCAGGACAGCTCGGCGGCCGAGTCGCCGATGGCGCGCAGCAGGAAGGCCACGCCCAAGACCGCGAAGGCCATCCCGTTGGCGGGCCGCGCGTACTGGGTCACCTGGACGGTGATCGCCGCGACGCCGGCGAACACCAGGCCGTTGAGGCCGCAGTCGACTACCAGCGCGACCGACCCGGCCGCCGGCAGGCCCATGGCGATGAACGCCAGAACGGTGATCACGACCAGCACGGCGTTGACCGCCAGGACGAACAGCAGGGCCGCGGCCAGCCAGGCGTACCTGCCGACTGCGCCGGCGCTCACCAGCTCGGCCCGGCCGGTCTCCTCCTCCTGGCGGGTGTGCCGGGTCATCAGGAACAGGCTCATCAGGCCGATGAGGAAGACCCACGGGGTGACCAGCTGCCAGGCGGTGGCCCCACCGTAGGTGCTGGCGTCGTAGGCCGGGCCCTGCAAGGCCACCACCGCCGGGTTGGCGCCGACGCCCTCGGCGGTCCTGGCCAATCGGTCCAGGTCCGCCTGCGTCGGGTACAGCGCGATGATGCTCGCGGCCTGGCTGTAGGCGTACAGGAACAAGCCAAGGATCCAGGCGCTTGCCACGATCCGGTCG from the Actinomycetes bacterium genome contains:
- a CDS encoding ABC transporter permease, translated to MKNFAGTGQLFRLALRRDRIVASAWILGLFLYAYSQAASIIALYPTQADLDRLARTAEGVGANPAVVALQGPAYDASTYGGATAWQLVTPWVFLIGLMSLFLMTRHTRQEEETGRAELVSAGAVGRYAWLAAALLFVLAVNAVLVVITVLAFIAMGLPAAGSVALVVDCGLNGLVFAGVAAITVQVTQYARPANGMAFAVLGVAFLLRAIGDSAAELSWLSWLSPIGWAERFRPFAGEQWWVLLLPLVLLLVLLVAVAALLVRRDVGAGVLPVRLGPATAPPWLRSPLALAWRLQRGALLGWTIGVAIAGLSFGAIAQDMVQAAAEDPETAKMFSSLGGRGSIADVFLAAILSWIGMLAAAYAVQATLRLHAEETELRAEQVLATTVSRIGWAGSHLLVAAVGSAVLLATGGLVAGVAHGLRAGDLGGELPRVLGGALVQLPAVWVMAGIGAALFGLLPRLVVGGTWAVLAVVLFITTLGEPLRLAQWTLDLSPFAHLPRLPAAAFTATPLAWLFATTAVLVAAGLAGFRRRDLVSTA
- a CDS encoding DUF6788 family protein; the protein is MSMRMASRSRLMRARGPPTLHGPYPQWTRKVDGKTVTKLFTPEQLGRYGDAFDNDRKLRGLVAQLETLSIDTISDAEGWNHQERTRRRPGSATGALWQP
- a CDS encoding DUF664 domain-containing protein, coding for MFTADGRPSDDDPRESGPTLGDERTTLVEALRCVRLTLEMKCSGLDAEAMARRSVEPSTMSLLGLVRHLA